A genomic window from Silene latifolia isolate original U9 population chromosome Y, ASM4854445v1, whole genome shotgun sequence includes:
- the LOC141630070 gene encoding uncharacterized protein LOC141630070: protein MSILSLNCRGLGHPDAVGALRHLLRREAPAMVFLCETKLSGHEIRTVRAKFDSYFGMEVDSVGRSGGLAFWWNKEINCEFVSSSVHHMDFIIRDGNGDWRVTGFYGWPMVADRHLSWELLRVLGRQSTLPWMCIGDYNEILYADECGLVDVRYEGYAFTWDNGQAGDDNRQ, encoded by the coding sequence ATGAGTATCCTCAGTCTTAACTGCCGGGGATTGGGCCACCCCGATGCAGTTGGTGCGCTCCGTCATTTGTTAAGACGGGAGGCCCCGGCCATGGTGTTTCTATGCGAGACGAAACTCAGTGGTCATGAAATCCGGACTGTTCGCGCGAAGTTTGATAGTTATTTTGGGATGGAAGTTGATAGTGTGGGCAGGTCCGGAGGGCTCGCGTTTTGGTGGAACAAGGAGATTAATTGTGAATTTGTTTCTTCTTCGGTTCACCATATGGATTTTATTATTAGGGATGGGAATGGGGACTGGCGGGTTACGGGTTTTTATGGATGGCCTATGGTTGCGGATCGTCATCTTTCTTGGGAGCTCTTAAGGGTGTTGGGGAGACAGTCTACATTACCATGGATGTGTATTGGGGATTATAACGAAATTCTATATGCGGATGAGTGTGGTTTGGTCGACGTTCGTTATGAGGGATATGCGTTCACATGGGATAATGGGCAAGCAGGGGATGATAACAGACAGTAG
- the LOC141630071 gene encoding uncharacterized protein LOC141630071 produces the protein MEKFPYARLRDLEREWSDHSPLKLILDRRECVGQQSKRFRFEQIWVGAEGCEDAVMRGFERGGMDLVEALNESVVELQVWKRVSIGKIVKSIASKRSQIARLNESGRSIEEVRKRRKLVKEVADLCLQEEQFWRQRSRALWLKDGDKNTSFFHKQAGQRKAKNFISK, from the coding sequence ATGGAGAAGTTTCCTTATGCGCGGCTAAGGGATTTAGAGCGGGAGTGGTCAGATCATTCCCCTTTGAAATTGATTTTGGATAGGCGAGAGTGTGTGGGGCAGCAATCGAAGAGGTTTAGGTTCGAGCAAATTTGGGTTGGGGCCGAGGGGTGTGAGGATGCGGTGATGAGGGGTTTTGAGCGTGGGGGAATGGACCTTGTGGAGGCATTGAATGAGAGTGTTGTGGAACTTCAGGTCTGGAAACGAGTAAGTATTGGCAAAATTGTGAAGTCTATTGCGTCAAAGAGAAGCCAAATTGCGAGACTTAATGAGAGTGGGCGGTCTATTGAAGAAGTGCGTAAGAGGCGGAAATTGGTGAAGGAAGTTGCTGATTTGTGCCTGCAGGAGGAGCAATTTTGGAGGCAAAGATCGCGGGCATTGTGGCTCAAAGATGGGGATAAGAATACGAGCTTCTTTCACAAACAAGCGGGTCAACGTAAGGCGAAGAATTTTATAAGTAA